A stretch of the Candidatus Denitrolinea symbiosum genome encodes the following:
- a CDS encoding 30S ribosomal protein S14, which translates to MAKKAMQYRELRRRREVQVRHRCHRCGRPRGYMRRFGLCRICFRELALQGKIPGVTKSSW; encoded by the coding sequence ATGGCAAAGAAAGCTATGCAATATCGTGAACTTCGACGCCGCAGGGAGGTGCAGGTGCGCCACCGCTGCCACCGTTGCGGCCGCCCGCGTGGATACATGCGCCGATTCGGCCTGTGCCGCATCTGCTTCCGTGAACTGGCATTGCAGGGAAAAATCCCCGGCGTGACCAAGTCATCCTGGTAA
- a CDS encoding 30S ribosomal protein S8 — protein sequence MSVNDPIADMLTRIRNAVLSGHAQVAMPSSSLKIEIAKILKEEGFLDGYEVAEAEKAASKTLRLKIKYVGERRERKPVITGLERVSKPGRRIYTRKQDIPWVLSGLGVAILSTPKGVMTGVRARQLGVGGEILCKVW from the coding sequence ATGTCTGTCAATGACCCGATCGCTGATATGCTGACGCGCATCCGCAACGCTGTCCTCTCCGGCCATGCCCAGGTGGCGATGCCCAGTTCCAGCCTCAAGATCGAGATCGCCAAGATCTTGAAGGAAGAGGGCTTCCTCGACGGCTACGAAGTGGCCGAGGCCGAGAAGGCTGCCAGCAAGACGCTGCGCCTGAAGATCAAATATGTGGGCGAACGCCGCGAGCGCAAGCCGGTCATCACCGGCCTGGAGCGCGTGAGCAAGCCCGGCCGCCGCATCTACACCCGCAAGCAGGACATCCCCTGGGTCCTGTCCGGGCTGGGCGTCGCCATCCTGTCCACGCCCAAGGGCGTAATGACGGGCGTCCGCGCCCGCCAATTGGGCGTGGGCGGCGAGATTCTCTGTAAAGTCTGGTAG
- a CDS encoding 50S ribosomal protein L6, with product MSRVGRLPIAVPGGVQINIEGSLVKVKGPKGELQRTFSPLIGIALENGQVAVTRRSDDPAERALHGTTRALLANMIHGVSSGFTTVLEVDGVGYRAEMNGKNLVLNVGYSHPVEVPPPAGISFEVDQKTRQIKVMGYDKEAVGQTAADIRKVRPPEPYHGKGIHYLGERIRRKAGKAGKGAK from the coding sequence ATGTCTCGTGTTGGACGCCTGCCCATTGCCGTCCCCGGCGGTGTGCAGATAAACATTGAAGGTTCGCTCGTGAAGGTGAAAGGCCCGAAAGGCGAGCTGCAGCGGACGTTTTCGCCGCTGATCGGCATTGCTCTCGAAAACGGCCAGGTCGCCGTCACGCGCCGGTCCGATGATCCTGCCGAACGCGCCCTGCACGGCACCACCCGCGCCCTGCTGGCGAACATGATCCATGGCGTGAGCAGCGGGTTTACGACCGTGCTGGAAGTGGACGGCGTGGGCTACCGCGCCGAAATGAACGGCAAAAACCTGGTGCTGAACGTCGGCTACTCTCATCCCGTGGAAGTGCCGCCGCCGGCCGGCATCAGTTTCGAGGTGGACCAGAAGACCCGTCAGATCAAAGTGATGGGCTACGACAAAGAGGCCGTCGGTCAGACCGCGGCCGACATCCGCAAGGTGCGCCCGCCCGAACCCTACCACGGCAAGGGTATCCATTATCTTGGCGAGCGCATCCGCCGCAAAGCTGGCAAAGCCGGGAAAGGAGCCAAGTAA
- a CDS encoding 50S ribosomal protein L18, with amino-acid sequence MADKNRAEARLRRHARVRKNLAGTADRPRLSVFRSLSEIYAQIIDDQQGHTLVSASSVDSELKSDMQGKKKSEQAKLVGEAVAKRAKSKGIEAVVFDRGGFRYTGRVKALADGARESGLRF; translated from the coding sequence ATGGCTGACAAGAATCGTGCCGAGGCGCGCCTCCGCCGCCACGCCCGCGTTCGCAAGAACCTGGCCGGGACGGCAGACCGCCCTCGCCTCAGCGTGTTCCGCAGTCTCTCGGAGATCTACGCGCAGATCATTGACGACCAGCAGGGCCATACGCTGGTCTCCGCTTCGTCGGTGGACAGCGAACTGAAATCGGACATGCAGGGCAAGAAGAAATCCGAGCAGGCCAAACTGGTCGGCGAGGCGGTTGCAAAACGGGCCAAGTCGAAGGGGATCGAAGCGGTCGTCTTCGACCGCGGCGGCTTCCGCTACACCGGCCGCGTCAAGGCCCTGGCCGACGGCGCGCGCGAGAGCGGCCTGCGCTTCTAG
- a CDS encoding 30S ribosomal protein S5 yields the protein MAEYNKKPEQQDFEQQDAYEERVIEIARVAKVVKGGRRFQFRVTVVVGDRKGSIGMGVGKANAVPDAMRKASERARKDLRQVNLAGTTVPHESIGKVAGARVFLKPASPGTGVIAAGGVRAVLEVAGVRDILTKSLGSANVLNVVMATFAALDQMRSPQKEAARRGKPVNELMPFWERRNQHA from the coding sequence ATGGCTGAATATAACAAGAAACCTGAACAGCAGGACTTCGAGCAACAGGACGCCTACGAAGAACGCGTGATCGAGATCGCCCGCGTCGCGAAAGTCGTCAAGGGCGGGCGCCGCTTCCAGTTCCGCGTGACCGTGGTGGTGGGCGACAGGAAAGGCTCCATCGGGATGGGCGTGGGCAAGGCCAACGCCGTCCCCGACGCGATGCGCAAGGCCTCTGAGCGGGCGCGCAAGGACCTGCGCCAGGTCAACCTGGCGGGGACCACCGTCCCGCACGAGAGCATCGGCAAAGTGGCCGGGGCCAGGGTCTTCCTGAAGCCCGCCTCGCCCGGCACCGGCGTAATCGCCGCGGGCGGCGTGCGCGCCGTGCTGGAAGTGGCCGGCGTGCGCGATATCCTGACCAAGTCGCTTGGCTCGGCCAACGTGCTGAACGTTGTGATGGCGACCTTCGCGGCCCTCGATCAGATGCGCTCTCCGCAGAAGGAAGCCGCCCGCCGCGGCAAGCCTGTGAACGAGTTGATGCCGTTCTGGGAACGGAGGAATCAACATGCCTAA
- a CDS encoding 50S ribosomal protein L30 — MPKKETSGKTLRITLVKSAIGYAKDQKRTVRALGLRRMNQTVEHKDNPALRGMLAKISHLLRVEE; from the coding sequence ATGCCTAAAAAGGAAACAAGCGGCAAGACTTTGCGCATTACGCTGGTCAAAAGCGCCATCGGCTACGCCAAGGATCAGAAGAGGACCGTGCGCGCGCTGGGTCTGCGCCGGATGAACCAGACGGTGGAACACAAGGACAATCCCGCCTTGCGCGGGATGCTGGCCAAGATCAGCCACCTGCTTCGAGTGGAAGAGTAG
- a CDS encoding 50S ribosomal protein L15, whose protein sequence is MKLHDLTPNPGSKKNRKRVGRGSAAGQGKTAGRGTKGQGSRSGEGGRLYRQGGNLPFYRRLPFMRGEGFRSINRVEYNEINLDQLTESFQANAEVTPESLAEARLLRDPRKPVVILGRGEAKSALKVRVHRVSAAAKSKIEAAGGSVELIA, encoded by the coding sequence ATGAAATTACACGATCTCACGCCCAATCCGGGCTCCAAGAAGAATCGCAAGCGCGTGGGACGCGGCTCCGCGGCCGGCCAGGGCAAGACGGCCGGGCGCGGCACCAAGGGACAGGGTTCGCGCTCCGGCGAGGGCGGACGTCTCTATCGCCAGGGCGGCAACCTGCCGTTCTACCGCCGCCTGCCGTTCATGCGCGGCGAAGGATTCCGCTCCATCAACCGCGTGGAATACAACGAAATCAACCTGGACCAGTTGACCGAGTCGTTCCAGGCGAACGCCGAAGTCACGCCCGAATCGCTGGCCGAGGCGCGGCTGTTGCGCGACCCGCGCAAGCCCGTCGTCATCCTCGGACGCGGCGAGGCGAAGTCTGCCCTGAAAGTGCGCGTCCACCGAGTTAGCGCGGCCGCCAAGTCCAAGATCGAGGCGGCCGGCGGCAGCGTGGAGTTGATCGCCTAG
- a CDS encoding translocase subunit SecY produces the protein MAQKKPSAWRYVRHIWNSQDIRQKLLVTLGLLALYRLAANVPAPGINHDALQAFTSSANAGGNFLGFLDLLSGGTISNFSLLSMGVYPYITAQIIMQLLVPIIPALQRRVEEDPREGRKWMEKWNYYLAVPMAALSAIGQINIFNSLAQQTIVPFGFTKDLWLSSTAILLAMTAGTMFAIWLGELISEYGIRGQGLSLIIFAGIVARMPGNFAGLMGDQTYRWVLLGVTLFVIIVTIIAIVYIQQGRRNVPVMYPGRRMGNRMSMPVKGTLPLMVNMAGMIPLIFASALLQFPVIIASYFSQSETIWVKSAASWVQGNLGGDGALYWILYFFMVVAFTFFYTTVLFDQQNYGDNLKRMGAQIPGVNRGAPTQKYLKRVQSLITLPGALFLGLVAIMPFIISLLLKSFNVSTASSSAGLFLVSSSGLLIVVGVVRDTFMNIEAELKLHGYQDTLLVK, from the coding sequence ATGGCTCAAAAGAAACCCTCCGCATGGCGTTACGTGCGGCACATTTGGAACTCGCAGGATATCCGCCAGAAACTGCTGGTCACGCTCGGTCTCCTGGCGCTCTATCGCCTGGCGGCCAACGTCCCGGCGCCGGGCATCAACCACGACGCGTTGCAGGCGTTCACCAGTTCCGCCAACGCCGGCGGGAACTTCCTGGGTTTCCTCGATCTGCTTTCCGGCGGGACGATCTCCAATTTCTCCCTGCTCTCGATGGGCGTCTACCCGTACATCACAGCGCAGATCATCATGCAGCTGCTCGTGCCGATCATCCCCGCTTTGCAGCGCCGCGTGGAGGAAGACCCGCGCGAAGGCCGCAAGTGGATGGAGAAATGGAACTACTACCTGGCTGTGCCTATGGCGGCGCTTTCGGCCATCGGCCAGATCAATATCTTCAACTCGCTGGCCCAGCAGACTATCGTACCGTTTGGCTTTACGAAGGACCTGTGGCTGTCTTCGACGGCCATCCTGCTGGCCATGACGGCCGGTACGATGTTCGCCATCTGGCTGGGCGAGTTGATCTCGGAATACGGCATCCGCGGGCAGGGACTTTCCCTGATCATCTTCGCGGGCATCGTGGCGCGCATGCCGGGCAACTTCGCGGGGTTGATGGGCGACCAGACCTACCGCTGGGTGTTGCTGGGCGTGACCCTGTTCGTCATCATCGTCACCATCATCGCCATCGTCTACATCCAGCAGGGACGCCGCAACGTGCCGGTGATGTATCCCGGCCGCCGCATGGGAAACCGCATGTCCATGCCGGTGAAAGGTACGCTGCCGCTCATGGTCAACATGGCCGGCATGATTCCGCTCATCTTCGCCAGCGCCCTGCTCCAATTCCCGGTCATCATCGCCAGTTACTTCAGCCAGTCCGAAACCATCTGGGTGAAGAGCGCGGCAAGCTGGGTCCAGGGAAACCTCGGCGGCGACGGCGCGCTCTACTGGATCCTGTATTTCTTCATGGTGGTCGCGTTCACCTTCTTCTATACCACTGTGCTGTTCGACCAGCAGAACTACGGCGACAATCTCAAGCGTATGGGCGCGCAGATCCCCGGCGTCAACCGCGGCGCGCCCACCCAGAAATACCTCAAGCGCGTCCAGAGCCTCATCACGCTTCCGGGCGCCCTGTTCCTGGGACTCGTCGCCATCATGCCGTTCATCATCAGCCTGCTGTTGAAGAGTTTCAACGTCAGCACAGCCAGCAGTTCGGCCGGCCTGTTCCTCGTCTCGTCTTCGGGCCTGCTCATCGTGGTCGGCGTCGTGCGCGACACCTTCATGAACATCGAAGCCGAACTAAAACTGCACGGCTACCAGGACACCCTGCTCGTCAAATAG
- a CDS encoding adenylate kinase: MATFIVLLGPPGVGKGTQAKLLSERLQLAHISSGDLFRENLKNQTELGKLAQTYMNKGELVPDDVTIAMIRERLKNPDCQAGAILDGFPRTVAQADALEKTLAEFGGKVDKVPYVTAPEKVLVERLSGRWTCRANGHIFHDKNNPPRQANVCDFDGSELYQRDDDKSETVVRRIQVYLEQTAPLITFYRQRGNLVEIDGTQDIQQVMNAFLSALKR, encoded by the coding sequence ATGGCAACCTTCATCGTTCTACTCGGCCCGCCCGGCGTCGGAAAAGGCACACAGGCCAAGTTGCTCTCGGAGCGGCTTCAACTGGCGCACATTTCCTCGGGCGACCTCTTTCGTGAGAACCTGAAAAACCAGACGGAACTGGGCAAACTTGCCCAGACCTACATGAACAAGGGCGAACTGGTCCCGGACGACGTGACGATCGCCATGATCCGCGAACGCCTCAAAAACCCCGACTGTCAGGCGGGCGCGATCCTGGACGGCTTTCCCCGCACCGTCGCGCAGGCCGACGCCCTCGAGAAGACGCTCGCCGAATTCGGCGGCAAAGTGGACAAGGTCCCCTACGTCACCGCCCCCGAAAAAGTCCTCGTGGAGCGCCTCTCCGGCCGCTGGACCTGCCGCGCCAACGGGCATATTTTCCACGACAAGAACAACCCGCCCAGGCAGGCCAATGTCTGCGACTTCGACGGGTCCGAACTCTACCAGCGCGACGACGACAAATCCGAAACCGTCGTTCGCCGCATCCAGGTCTACCTCGAACAGACCGCGCCGCTCATCACTTTTTACCGTCAGCGCGGCAACCTGGTGGAGATTGACGGCACACAGGATATTCAACAGGTGATGAACGCCTTCCTGTCTGCCTTGAAACGCTGA
- a CDS encoding type I methionyl aminopeptidase produces MDQLRQVHIKSPAEIAIMREAGRINAEILATVKALLQPGVSTADLNAAAEEVLRKHNCVSPFKGYGHPPFPASITTSVNRELVHGIPKKDRKLREGDIVSIDSGTILDGYVGDSAITAGVGEISPKARELLEVTEGALWAGIEKMRVGNRTGDVSAAIQQYVESRGYHVTREYTGHGVGRQMHENPQVPNYGKAGTGLPLRPGMTIAIEPMVLAGTHVTRVLPDQWTVVSADGSLTAHFEHSVAVTTGEPLILTVP; encoded by the coding sequence ATGGACCAGTTGCGCCAGGTGCATATCAAAAGTCCGGCCGAGATCGCCATCATGCGCGAAGCCGGGCGCATCAACGCCGAAATCCTGGCGACGGTCAAGGCTCTTTTACAACCGGGTGTTTCCACCGCCGACCTCAACGCGGCTGCTGAGGAGGTATTACGGAAACACAATTGCGTATCGCCGTTCAAAGGCTACGGCCACCCGCCGTTCCCGGCCTCCATCACCACGAGCGTCAACCGCGAACTGGTGCACGGCATCCCGAAAAAGGACCGCAAACTGCGCGAGGGAGACATCGTCTCCATCGACTCGGGCACCATCCTGGACGGTTACGTGGGCGACTCGGCCATCACGGCCGGGGTGGGCGAGATCTCGCCGAAGGCCCGCGAACTGCTCGAAGTCACCGAAGGCGCCTTGTGGGCAGGCATCGAAAAGATGCGGGTCGGCAACCGCACCGGAGACGTCTCGGCGGCGATACAACAGTACGTCGAAAGCCGCGGGTATCACGTCACGCGTGAATACACCGGGCACGGCGTGGGACGGCAGATGCACGAAAACCCGCAAGTTCCCAATTACGGGAAAGCGGGGACGGGCCTGCCTCTTCGCCCAGGCATGACCATCGCCATCGAGCCGATGGTCCTTGCGGGGACGCACGTAACCCGCGTCCTCCCCGACCAGTGGACGGTTGTCTCAGCCGACGGGTCTTTGACGGCGCACTTCGAGCATTCGGTGGCCGTCACCACAGGAGAGCCCCTCATCCTGACTGTTCCTTAG
- a CDS encoding 50S ribosomal protein L36, producing MKVSPSIRKRCAKCKVVRRKGRLFVICENPKHKQRQG from the coding sequence ATGAAAGTCTCACCCTCAATTCGCAAGCGCTGCGCCAAGTGCAAAGTGGTGCGTCGCAAAGGCAGATTGTTCGTGATCTGCGAAAATCCCAAGCACAAGCAACGACAGGGATAG
- a CDS encoding 30S ribosomal protein S13, with the protein MARIEGVDLPRNKRVETGLTYIYGIGPSRAREILSAAKVNPDTRVKDLSEAETALLREYITKHLTVEGDLRREMQMNIKRLIEIGSYRGLRHRRNLPTRGQRSRTNARTRKGAKKTVAGRGRRKGGKK; encoded by the coding sequence ATGGCTCGTATCGAAGGCGTTGATCTGCCCCGCAACAAGCGGGTGGAAACCGGTCTGACCTATATCTATGGGATCGGGCCGTCGCGCGCGCGTGAAATCCTTTCCGCCGCCAAAGTGAATCCCGACACGCGGGTGAAAGACCTGAGCGAAGCGGAAACGGCCCTGCTGCGCGAATACATCACCAAACATCTCACGGTGGAGGGCGACCTGCGCCGCGAGATGCAGATGAACATCAAACGGCTGATCGAGATCGGCAGTTACCGCGGCCTGCGCCACCGCCGCAACCTGCCGACGCGCGGTCAGCGCTCGCGCACGAATGCGCGCACCCGCAAGGGCGCCAAGAAGACCGTCGCCGGCCGTGGACGCCGCAAGGGCGGAAAGAAATAG
- a CDS encoding 30S ribosomal protein S11, with amino-acid sequence MAQSVRSTRRAAGAKKGKRSLSAGQVHVFASFNNTIVTVTDVQGNTVAWGSAGSAGFKGSRKSTPFAARLAAEQAVKAAQQLGIQEVDLFVKGPGPGRENAIRAVQAAGLKVRSISDITPVPHNGCRPPKKRRV; translated from the coding sequence ATGGCTCAAAGCGTTCGTTCCACGCGCCGCGCCGCCGGCGCGAAAAAAGGCAAGCGCAGCCTGTCCGCGGGGCAGGTGCATGTCTTTGCCTCGTTCAACAATACCATCGTGACAGTCACCGACGTGCAGGGCAACACGGTTGCCTGGGGCAGCGCCGGGTCGGCGGGATTTAAAGGTTCGCGCAAAAGCACGCCCTTCGCCGCCCGCCTCGCCGCGGAGCAGGCCGTCAAGGCCGCCCAGCAATTGGGCATCCAGGAAGTGGACCTGTTCGTCAAAGGTCCCGGCCCCGGGCGGGAAAACGCCATCCGCGCCGTGCAGGCCGCCGGGTTGAAAGTCCGCTCCATTTCGGACATTACCCCGGTGCCGCACAACGGCTGCCGTCCGCCAAAGAAGCGCCGCGTTTAG
- a CDS encoding 30S ribosomal protein S4, translating into MAKNIGPVCKLCRREGEKLFLKGERCFTPKCALEKRAYAPGQHGKTGSRGSATRTGRESDYARQLRAKQRARRVYGILERQFRRYYETSVARRGLTGLNLLQILESRLDNVIYRLGFAASRAQARLLVTHGHFMVNGRRTDIPSMILKEGDTIEVREGSRPLSYFKELGDLAEKRVSPAWLGRDLRKLSGSVARLPERAEIDGNLNEQLIVEYYSR; encoded by the coding sequence ATGGCAAAAAACATTGGTCCGGTGTGCAAACTCTGCCGGCGCGAAGGCGAGAAACTGTTTCTGAAAGGCGAGCGCTGCTTCACGCCGAAATGCGCGCTCGAAAAGCGCGCCTACGCCCCCGGTCAACATGGAAAGACCGGCAGCCGCGGCAGCGCCACCCGCACGGGACGCGAATCCGACTATGCCCGCCAGCTGCGCGCCAAACAGCGCGCCCGCCGCGTCTACGGCATCCTCGAACGCCAGTTCCGCCGCTATTACGAGACCTCGGTGGCCCGCCGCGGGTTGACCGGTCTCAACCTGCTGCAGATCCTCGAGTCCCGTCTCGATAACGTCATCTACCGTCTCGGGTTTGCCGCCAGCCGCGCGCAGGCCCGCCTGTTGGTGACCCACGGCCACTTTATGGTCAATGGCCGCCGCACCGACATCCCCTCGATGATCCTTAAAGAGGGCGATACCATCGAAGTCCGCGAAGGCTCGCGCCCCCTGTCCTACTTCAAAGAACTGGGCGACCTGGCCGAGAAGCGCGTCTCGCCGGCCTGGCTCGGACGCGACCTCAGGAAATTGAGCGGTTCCGTCGCGCGCCTGCCTGAGCGCGCGGAGATTGACGGCAACTTGAACGAACAGTTGATCGTCGAATACTACTCACGGTAG
- a CDS encoding DNA-directed RNA polymerase subunit alpha — translation MTGITNMVMPKIEREAEARNYGKFIISPLERGYGVTVGNALRRVLLSSLDGAAVTSIRILDVLHEFSDIPGVREDVIQVTLQVKQLRMKLDGVDSARMHLEVRGEGTVTAADIIAPPEIEIVNPDLFLFTVDSPKAKLDIEFMVERGRGYSPANERSGHTPIGELPVDAIFSPVKRVNWEVGSARVGQSTNYDKLTLEIWTDGAISPERALSAASRALIDQLRFIAGISEETLTIPLEKEVAGGRITSEVAETPVEALDLSVRVFNSLKRTGITNVGDVLDLLEKGEQAVMSIRNFGEKSLDELRQKMREKGYLKDDTTSAE, via the coding sequence GTGACGGGTATCACGAACATGGTCATGCCGAAGATCGAGCGCGAAGCGGAAGCTCGCAACTACGGCAAATTCATCATCAGTCCGCTTGAGCGCGGCTATGGCGTCACCGTCGGGAACGCGCTTCGCCGCGTCTTGCTGTCCTCGCTGGACGGCGCGGCCGTGACCTCCATCCGCATCCTGGACGTCCTGCACGAGTTCAGCGACATCCCCGGCGTGCGCGAAGACGTCATCCAGGTCACGCTGCAGGTCAAACAACTGCGCATGAAACTGGACGGCGTGGACAGCGCCCGCATGCACCTGGAAGTGCGCGGCGAAGGCACCGTCACCGCGGCCGACATCATCGCGCCGCCCGAGATCGAGATCGTCAACCCGGACCTCTTTCTCTTTACGGTGGACAGCCCCAAGGCCAAACTCGACATCGAATTTATGGTCGAACGCGGACGGGGCTACTCGCCCGCCAACGAACGCTCGGGACATACGCCCATCGGCGAACTGCCGGTGGACGCCATCTTCAGCCCGGTCAAACGCGTGAACTGGGAAGTGGGCTCGGCCCGCGTCGGCCAAAGCACCAACTACGACAAACTGACGCTCGAGATCTGGACCGACGGCGCCATTTCGCCCGAACGCGCCCTCAGCGCCGCCAGCCGCGCCCTCATCGACCAGCTGCGGTTCATCGCGGGCATCAGCGAAGAAACGCTGACAATCCCCCTCGAGAAGGAAGTCGCCGGCGGCCGCATCACCAGCGAAGTGGCTGAGACCCCGGTGGAAGCCCTCGACCTCTCGGTGCGCGTCTTCAACTCTCTCAAGCGCACCGGTATCACCAACGTGGGCGACGTGCTCGACCTGCTCGAAAAGGGCGAACAAGCCGTCATGTCCATCCGCAACTTCGGCGAAAAGAGTCTCGACGAACTCCGCCAGAAAATGCGCGAAAAGGGCTATTTGAAAGACGATACGACATCCGCGGAGTAA
- a CDS encoding 50S ribosomal protein L17: MRHQVSGYKLGRTKSARIGLRRNLIKQFFTHERIRTTRAKAAAVRGEAERLITIARNSADKDEAAKVHARRLVASRLGGNEAIKRLFDEIAPRFANKPGGYTRVVKLGPRMGDSAEMVILELVEE, encoded by the coding sequence ATGCGACACCAAGTATCCGGCTACAAACTGGGACGCACCAAAAGCGCCCGCATCGGTTTGCGCCGCAACCTCATTAAACAATTCTTCACCCACGAGCGCATCCGCACCACGCGCGCCAAGGCGGCCGCGGTGCGCGGCGAGGCCGAGCGCCTCATCACCATTGCGCGCAACAGCGCCGACAAGGACGAGGCCGCCAAAGTCCATGCCCGCCGCCTGGTGGCCTCCCGCCTGGGCGGAAACGAAGCCATCAAGCGCCTCTTCGACGAGATCGCCCCGCGCTTCGCCAACAAACCCGGCGGCTACACCCGCGTGGTCAAACTCGGCCCGCGCATGGGCGATTCGGCGGAAATGGTGATCCTCGAACTTGTTGAGGAATAA
- a CDS encoding tRNA pseudouridine synthase A: protein MARYQLILAYDGAKFAGSQRQKARRTAQGELEKALRTLGWTGRSVLIAGRTDSGVHAEGQSVALDFEWPHGPDKLRAALNAALPPDLAVRAAREAQPDFQPRFDAASRLYRYRLFCDPVRDPVRERYAWRVWPAVDGGLLRSVSPVFLGKHDFAAFGSPTTRGGSTVRTVSLSAWTESEGEWRYEVRADAFLYRMARRLVFAQVAAAQGRLTVGQIRRAVEEQVKLPSGLAPAHGLSLIEVAYKDSTLN from the coding sequence ATGGCACGTTACCAGTTGATCCTTGCCTACGACGGCGCCAAATTTGCAGGCAGCCAGAGGCAGAAAGCCAGACGGACGGCCCAGGGCGAACTCGAAAAAGCCCTGCGGACTCTCGGCTGGACGGGACGCTCGGTCCTCATCGCCGGGCGCACCGACAGCGGAGTCCACGCCGAAGGGCAATCGGTCGCGCTGGACTTCGAGTGGCCTCACGGCCCCGACAAGTTGCGCGCCGCCCTGAACGCGGCCCTGCCTCCCGACCTGGCCGTGCGCGCCGCCCGCGAAGCGCAACCCGACTTCCAGCCGCGCTTCGACGCCGCCTCGCGCCTCTACCGCTACCGTCTCTTCTGCGACCCCGTCCGCGACCCCGTACGCGAACGCTACGCGTGGAGAGTCTGGCCGGCAGTAGATGGCGGCCTGCTCCGGTCGGTCAGTCCCGTTTTTCTCGGGAAGCACGACTTCGCGGCCTTCGGCTCGCCGACGACGCGCGGAGGCTCCACCGTCCGGACGGTCTCGCTCTCAGCGTGGACCGAGTCGGAGGGGGAGTGGCGTTACGAGGTCCGCGCGGACGCGTTCCTGTATCGCATGGCGCGGCGCCTCGTCTTCGCGCAGGTCGCCGCGGCGCAGGGCAGGTTGACCGTCGGGCAGATCCGCCGGGCGGTCGAAGAGCAGGTCAAACTCCCCTCGGGACTGGCTCCCGCGCACGGGCTGAGTCTGATCGAAGTCGCCTACAAGGATTCAACCTTAAATTAA
- a CDS encoding 50S ribosomal protein L13 has translation MFKSYYPKAGEIERKWYVVDATGQNLGRMATRIARVLLGKHKPTFTPGVEMGDYVVVVNAGAVAVTGTKTSSRLNTKKYYHHSGYPGGMKSITLRDQLQTRPDRAIRAAVWGMLPHNRMGRSLLKRLKIYAEAEHPHAMQKPEPLA, from the coding sequence ATGTTCAAGTCATATTATCCGAAAGCGGGCGAGATCGAGCGCAAATGGTACGTGGTGGACGCCACCGGGCAGAACCTGGGGCGCATGGCCACCCGCATTGCGCGCGTCTTGCTCGGCAAACATAAACCCACCTTCACGCCCGGCGTGGAGATGGGCGATTACGTGGTGGTGGTGAACGCCGGCGCCGTGGCCGTGACCGGCACGAAGACCAGCAGCCGCCTGAACACGAAGAAGTACTACCATCACTCGGGCTATCCCGGCGGGATGAAATCCATCACCCTGCGCGACCAGTTGCAGACGCGCCCCGACCGCGCCATCCGCGCGGCGGTGTGGGGCATGCTGCCGCACAACCGCATGGGACGCTCGCTCTTGAAGCGTTTGAAGATCTACGCCGAAGCCGAGCATCCGCACGCGATGCAGAAACCCGAACCGCTGGCTTAA
- a CDS encoding 30S ribosomal protein S9 — MSVQYYEGIGRRKESAARVRLMSGSGKFTVNDKEAQDYFTRLGDMQAILAPLASVGQNPMSYDITVKVDGGGVTGQTSAVQLGMARALVKINPDWNSAMRKGGYLTRDARIKERKKPGLKRARKAPTYTKR, encoded by the coding sequence ATGTCTGTGCAGTATTATGAAGGCATCGGCCGCCGCAAGGAAAGCGCCGCCCGCGTCCGCCTGATGAGCGGCTCGGGCAAGTTCACCGTGAACGACAAGGAAGCCCAGGATTACTTCACCCGCCTCGGCGATATGCAGGCCATCCTCGCGCCGCTGGCCTCGGTGGGACAGAATCCCATGTCTTACGACATCACCGTCAAAGTGGACGGCGGCGGCGTGACCGGGCAGACTTCCGCGGTGCAGCTTGGCATGGCGCGCGCGCTGGTCAAGATCAACCCCGATTGGAACTCGGCCATGCGCAAGGGCGGTTACCTGACCCGCGACGCCCGCATCAAGGAACGCAAGAAGCCGGGTCTCAAGCGCGCCCGCAAGGCTCCCACTTACACCAAACGTTAA